The region CCGGCGTACGGCGATCGGCGGGCAGCCTCACCCGCCGTACGCGTTCGTCCGTCCCGTCGCTGAACGGCCCCCCGATTTCCGCTGACACTGTCTCATCCTCCACCGCTCGGCTGCCGGTGCCAAGCCTGCCGGCACGCCGCCCCAGCTCAGCGTGGAGTGGTATCGGCGGGATCGGAGCACAATGATGGGTGTGCCGCCGCCGGCACAGGTGCCGGTCAGGCACGGTCCACCACCTCCCCGAGTTGAGCGAGGAAGAATGACCACGGCGAAACAATTGCCCGTCGCGGACCCGTCGACCACCGACGACGCGGTCCTGCTCGGCGAACTCGCCGAGGCGCTGCGGCGGGTCCGCCGCGGCGATCTCAAGGTACGGCTGCCGCGACGCGCGGGGCTCGGGGGCGAGGTCGCGGACGCCTTCAACGAGGTGGTTTCCCTCCAGGAGCGGCAGAACCTGGACCTGCGCCGGGTGAGCCGGATCGTCGGCCGGGACGGGCGGCTCACCGAGCGGCTGGACGAGGAGGGCTTCGACGGCGCCTGGGCCGACGGGCAGCGGGCGATCAACTCGCTGATCGACGACCTGACCAACCCGACCACCGAGATCGCTCGGGTGATCGTGGCGGTCGCCGACGGGGACCTGTCCCAGCACATGGCGCTGGAGATGGACGGCCGGCCGCTGCGCGGCGAGTTCCTCCGGATCGGCCGCACGGTGAACACGATGGTGGACCAGCTCTCCTCGTTCTCCAACGAGGTGACCCGGGTGGCCCGCGAGGTGGGCACCGAGGGTGAGCTGGGCGGCCAGGCCGACGTACGCGGGGTCGCCGGCACCTGGAAGGACCTGACCGAGTCGGTCAACACGATGGCGTCGAACCTCACCTACCAGGTGCGGTCGATCTCACAGGTGGCCACGGCGGTGGCCCGGGGCGACCTGTCGCAGAAGATCACGGTGTCGGCCAAGGGTGAGGTGGCCGAGCTGGCCCACACCTTCAACTCGCTCACCGACACGCTGCGCCTCTTCGCCGAGCAGGTGACCCGGGTGGCGCGCGAGGTGGGTACGGAGGGCAAGCTCGGCGGCCAGGCGGAGGTGCCGAACGTCGCCGGGACCTGGAAGGACCTGACCGACAGCGTCAACTCGATGGCGTCGAACCTGACCTCCCAGGTGCGCAACATCGCCCAGGTGTCGACGGCGGTGGCCCGGGGTGACCTGAGCCAGAAGATCACCGTGGCGGCGCAGGGCGAGATCCTCGAACTCAAGGACACCGTCAACACGATGGTGGATCAGTTGTCGTCGTTCGCCGACGAGGTGACCCGGGTGGCCCGCGAGGTGGGCATCGAGGGCAAGCTCGGCGGTCAGGCCCAGGTACGCGGCGTCTCCGGTACCTGGCGGGACCTGACCGAGAACGTCAACCAGCTCGCCGGCAACCTGACCTCCCAGGTCCGGAACATCTCCCAGGTCTCCACCGCCGTCGCCAAGGGCGACCTGTCGCAGAAGATCACCGTCGACGCCCGGGGCGAGATCCTGGAGTTGAAGTCGACCGTCAACACGATGGTGGACCAGTTGTCGTCGTTCGCCGACGAGGTCACCCGCGTTGCCCGCGAGGTGGGTACGGAGGGCAAGCTCGGCGGTCAGGCACAGGTGAAGGGCGTTTCGGGCACCTGGCGGGACCTGACCGACAACGTGAACTCGATGGCGTCGAACCTGACGTCGCAGGTGCGCAACATCGCCTCGGTGACCACGGCGGTGGCTCGGGGCGACCTCGGCCAGAAGATCACCGTCGACGCCCGGGGCGAGATCCTGGAGTTGAAGTCGACCGTCAACACGATGGTGGACCAGTTGTCGTCGTTCGCCGACGAGGTGACCCGCGTCGCCCGCGAGGTCGGCACCGAGGGCAAGCTCGGCGGCCAGGCCCAGGTACGCGGCGTCGCCGGCACCTGGCGGGACCTGACCGACAACGTGAACTCGATGGCGTCGAACCTGACCTCCCAGGTCCGCAACATCGCCCAGGTCTCCACGGCGGTGGCGCGCGGCGACCTGTCGCAGAAGATCACCGTGGACGCACAGGGCGAGATCCTGGAGCTGAAGTCCACCGTCAACACCATGGTCGACCAGCTCTCGTCCTTCGCCGACGAGGTGACCCGGGTGGCCCGCGAGGTGGGCACCGAGGGCAAGCTCGGCGGCCAGGCCGAGGTGAAGGGCGTCTCGGGCACCTGGCGGGACCTGACCGACAACGTGAACTCGATGGCGTCGAACCTGACCTCCCAGGTCCGCAACATCGCCTCGGTGACTACCGCGGTCGCCCGTGGTGACCTGCGTCAGAAGATCACCGTGGACGCGCAGGGCGAGATCCTGGAGCTGAAGAACACCATCAACATCATGGTCGACCAGCTGTCCTCGTTCGCCGACGAGGTGACGCGGGTCGGCCGCGAGGTCGGCATCGAGGGCAAGCTCGGCGGTCAGGCGCAGGTGAAGGGGGTCTCCGGCACCTGGCGGGACCTGACCGAGAACGTCAACCAGCTCGCCTCGACCCTCACCACCCAGCTGCGCGCGATCGCCCAGGTGTCGACCTCGGTGACCCGGGGCGACCTGACCCAGCGGATCACGGTCGAGGCGCAGGGCGAGGTCGCCGAGCTGAAGGACAACATCAACCAGATGATCGTCACCCTGCGGGAGACGACCAAGAAGAACGCCGAACAGGGCTGGCTCGACTCCAACCTGGCCCGGATCGGTGGCCTGCTCCAGGGGCAGCGCGACCTCGGCGAGGTCTGCCGGATGATCATGACCGAGGTGACCCCGCTGGTCGACGCGCAGCTCGGCGCGTTCTTCCTGGCCGACACCGAGGAGGCGTCGATGCGGCTGCGGCTGACCGCCTCGTACGGCTACGTCGCCCGGCACCACAACGTCACCTTCGGCCCCGGTGAGGGGCTGGTCGGCCAGGCCGCGCTCTCCCGGCGCACGATCCGGGTGAACGTGCCCGACGGCAAGCTCACCGTACGGTCCGGGCTGGCCGCGACACCCCCGGCCGATCTGGTGGTGCTGCCGGTGCTGTTCGAGGGCGAGATGCTCGGCGTGATCGAGTTCGCCAGCGTCGCCGCCTTCTCCGAACTGCACCTCACCTTCCTGGAACGGCTGGTGCTGACCATCGGCATCGCGGTCAACACCATTCAGGCCAACCGGCGTACGGAGGAGCTGCTGGCGCAGTCGCAGCGGCTCGCCCACGAGTTGCAGGAACAGTCGGCCGAACTCCAGCGCACCAACGCCGAACTGGAGGACAAGGCGCAGCTGCTGTCCGAGCAGAAGGGGAACATCGAGACCAAGAACCGGGAGATCGAGATGGCCCGGATCGGTCTGGAGGAGAAGGCGCAGCAGCTCAGCCGGGCATCGGCGTACAAGTCGGAGTTCCTGGCCAACATGAGCCACGAGCTGCGTACGCCGCTCAACTCGCTGCTGCTGCTGGCCCGGCTGCTGGCGGACAACTCGGAGCAGAACCTGACCGAGAAGCAGACCGAGTTCGCCCGGACCATCCACAGTGCCGGCTCGGACCTGTTGCGATTGATCGACGACATCCTCGACCTGTCCAAGATCGAGGCGGGTCGGATGGACGTCGAACCGACCGAGGTGCGGTTCGCCGAGATCCGGAGCTACGTCGAGCAGGCGTTCGCCCCGCAGGCCGAGGAGAAGAACCTGGACTTCCAGGTACGCGTCTCCCGCGACCTGCCCGAGGCGGTGGTCACCGACGCCCAGCGGCTCCAGCAGATCCTGCGCAACCTGCTCTCCAACGCGGTCAAGTTCACCGACAACGGCGCGGTCACGCTGCGGATCGCGCCCGCGCCGGAGGGCATGTACTTCGACGTACCGGCGCTGGCCACGGCCCGGCAGGTGGTCGCCTTCACGGTGATCGACACCGGGATCGGCATCTCCGACGACAAGCTGTCGCTGATCTTCGAGGCGTTCCAGCAGGCGGACGGCACCACCAGCCGCCGCTACGGCGGAACCGGGCTGGGGCTGTCGATCAGCCGTGACCTGGCCCGGCTGATCGGCGGCACGATCACCGTCGCGTCCGCACCCGGCCAGGGCTCGACCTTCACCCTGTTCGTACCGGACGTGCTGGCACCGGACGCGGTGGTCGCGCCGATGCCGCTGCCGGCCTCCCCGGTCCGCAACGACCTGCCGCCGCTGCTGCGCACCATCGAGGTGGAACGGGTCAGTACGCCGGTCACCCGCCAACTCGACGGCGCCACCGTACTGATCATCGATGACGACGTACGCAACGTCTTCGCGCTGACCAGCGCGTTGGAGTTGCACGGCATGACCGTGCTCTACTCGGACAACGGGGTGGACGGCGTACGGCTGCTCGCCGAGCATCCGGAGGTCGACATCGTGCTGATGGACGCGATGATGCCCGACCAGGACGGTTACGAGACGACCCGGGCGATCCGGCGCAACCATCGGTTCGCCGACCTGCCGGTGGTCTTCCTGACCGCCAAGGCGATGCCGGGCGACCGGGAGTCGGCGCTCGGGGCCGGGGCCAGCGACTACATCACCAAGCCGGTCGACCTGGATGAGCTGATCGAGCTGATGGCCTCCTGGGTCAACGGCAGCGGACGGGAGATGACCGAGTGAGCGAGTACGGCAGCGACGGGGTGATGGCCCGATGAGCGAGGTGGCGAAGGCTCTCCTGGTCGACGACCGGCGGGAGAACCTGCTGGCCCTGGAGGCGATCCTGCAAGGGTTGCCGGTGCACTCGGTCGCGGTGGAGAGCGGTGAGGCCGCGCTGAAGCAGCTGCTGGTGGACGACTTCGCGGTGATTCTGCTGGACGCCCAGATGCCGGACATGGACGGCTTCGAGACCGCCAGCCACATCAAGCGGCGGGAGCGGACCCGGCACGTACCGATCATCTTCCTGACCGCCGCGGACCGCGACGCCCAGCTCGCGCTGCGTGGGTACGCGGTCGGCGCGGTCGACTACCTCACCAAGCCGTTCGACCCGTGGGTGCTGCGGGCCAAGGTCTCCGTCTTCGTGGACCTGTGGACCAAGAACCGGCAGTTGATCGCCCAGGCCGAGGTGGTTCGGGAGCGCAACGCCCAGTGGCGCAACCTCACCGACGCCGTGGACGAGGCCACCCGCCTGCTCCGCTCCGACGACCCGACCGCCCCCGCCCGCGCCACCGAGATCCTCGAACAGGCCCGCTGGGGCTCACCCTCCTGATCGCCGCCCTTGTGGACGCCGGCCCGTTGACCGGCCGGCGTCCGGCGTCACTCGTGGCGGGTCAGGTCTCTGAGAGCAGGCCGCCGGACACCGGGACGGTTGATCTGGCGGTTTGGCCGGCGTCCGGTGCGGCGGTGTTTGACGCGTAGAGTTCGCACTGTTCGCCGGAGGGAAGGGTTCTGGGCAGAATTGTGGGCAGTGGGCCGGCGTACCAGCGGGTCGCGGACGAGATCAGGGCCGCCATCCTCTCCGGAGAGCTGGCGCAGGGCGACCGGATGCCGTCGTTGCCGGAGTTGGCCACCCGTTTCGGCGTGACCACGACCGTGGCGCACAACGCGGTCAACGTGCTGCGCGGCGAGGGCCTGGTGGTCACCCGGCAGGGCGCGGGCGCTTACGTACGCCGGTTCGAACGGATCCGGCGCAGCTCACCGGGCCGGCTCGCCCGCTCCCACTGGGGACAGGGCCGGGCTATCCAGGACCACGACACGGGCGTACGGGCAAGAGTTCTGGGCGTCGTGGTCGGTGAGGTCCCGGCTCCGGAGTACGTGGCGGCGGCGCTCGGCGTGGACAGCGGCACGGCCGTCCTGAGTCGGGCGCGGCGGTTCGAGGTCGACGGGCGCCCGGTCCAGTTGGCCACCTCCTACCTTCCACTGGAACTGGTACGCGGCACGGCGATCACCTACACGGACACCGGACCCGGCGGTGCCTACGCCCGCCTGGCCGAACTGGGCTTCGCTCCGGTGCGTTTCGTCGAGCGGCTGACCGACCGGGCGCCGAACCAACAGGAGCGTGAGCAGCTCGCCCTCTCGTCCGGGGCCGGTGCACGGGTGATCGAGATCACCAGATTCGCGTACGACGGGTCCGACCGTTGTGTCGAGGTCACGCGGATGGTTCTCGACGCGACCGCTTACGAGTTGGAGTACGAGTTTCTTGCCTAGACTCCCAACTCTTGCCAAGAGTTTGAAGTCTAGGCAAGAATCGATCCATCGATTTCGCCCAAGGATTGGGGAATGACGTGGACCTTCGTGACCAGGTGTGCAAGATGGCGGCCGAACTCGGTTACGAGATCGACACGCGTGAGCTGCTTGAGTTGATCGCGGACGAACCCGACGTGGTGGGGGAGGCGATCGGATCCGTCGCCGCCATCGCCGCTCACGAACTCACTCTTGAGCTGCTTGGCCAGGCGCTCGACAAGTTACGCGGGCAGTGGCCGGCGTGGCAGCTCGGCGACGGGCTCAAGCATCTGGCGGATGTACTGGTCCGGCTGGACGAGACTCATGCCACGATCTCCGAAGGCATCAACGACAGTCGAGCCGAATTCCGGACCTCCATGCGCCACCTCGTCGGCACTCCGACCCAACCGTGATCCCGCTGAGCCCAGTCGGCTGTGGCGGATTCGTGCCCCTCCGGGGGCAGTAATTCGCCACGGCGCCCTCGCCGACTTCGGTTGGATGGGGGCATGGAGGTCACCAGGGACGGGCGGAGCTGGCGGATCGGTACGGCTGACGACGTGGCCTGGCTCGCCGGACAGACCACCCAGGGGCTCTCGATCACCACGGCGATTCCGCCGGTGTTCGACGCGTACGCCACCTGCTACCCGCCCGAGGGCGTCGGTTACCCGGCCCATGAACGCGCCGTGGTCGACGTGCTC is a window of Micromonospora sp. NBC_01699 DNA encoding:
- a CDS encoding GntR family transcriptional regulator, whose product is MGSGPAYQRVADEIRAAILSGELAQGDRMPSLPELATRFGVTTTVAHNAVNVLRGEGLVVTRQGAGAYVRRFERIRRSSPGRLARSHWGQGRAIQDHDTGVRARVLGVVVGEVPAPEYVAAALGVDSGTAVLSRARRFEVDGRPVQLATSYLPLELVRGTAITYTDTGPGGAYARLAELGFAPVRFVERLTDRAPNQQEREQLALSSGAGARVIEITRFAYDGSDRCVEVTRMVLDATAYELEYEFLA
- a CDS encoding response regulator, yielding MSEVAKALLVDDRRENLLALEAILQGLPVHSVAVESGEAALKQLLVDDFAVILLDAQMPDMDGFETASHIKRRERTRHVPIIFLTAADRDAQLALRGYAVGAVDYLTKPFDPWVLRAKVSVFVDLWTKNRQLIAQAEVVRERNAQWRNLTDAVDEATRLLRSDDPTAPARATEILEQARWGSPS
- a CDS encoding hybrid sensor histidine kinase/response regulator, translated to MTTAKQLPVADPSTTDDAVLLGELAEALRRVRRGDLKVRLPRRAGLGGEVADAFNEVVSLQERQNLDLRRVSRIVGRDGRLTERLDEEGFDGAWADGQRAINSLIDDLTNPTTEIARVIVAVADGDLSQHMALEMDGRPLRGEFLRIGRTVNTMVDQLSSFSNEVTRVAREVGTEGELGGQADVRGVAGTWKDLTESVNTMASNLTYQVRSISQVATAVARGDLSQKITVSAKGEVAELAHTFNSLTDTLRLFAEQVTRVAREVGTEGKLGGQAEVPNVAGTWKDLTDSVNSMASNLTSQVRNIAQVSTAVARGDLSQKITVAAQGEILELKDTVNTMVDQLSSFADEVTRVAREVGIEGKLGGQAQVRGVSGTWRDLTENVNQLAGNLTSQVRNISQVSTAVAKGDLSQKITVDARGEILELKSTVNTMVDQLSSFADEVTRVAREVGTEGKLGGQAQVKGVSGTWRDLTDNVNSMASNLTSQVRNIASVTTAVARGDLGQKITVDARGEILELKSTVNTMVDQLSSFADEVTRVAREVGTEGKLGGQAQVRGVAGTWRDLTDNVNSMASNLTSQVRNIAQVSTAVARGDLSQKITVDAQGEILELKSTVNTMVDQLSSFADEVTRVAREVGTEGKLGGQAEVKGVSGTWRDLTDNVNSMASNLTSQVRNIASVTTAVARGDLRQKITVDAQGEILELKNTINIMVDQLSSFADEVTRVGREVGIEGKLGGQAQVKGVSGTWRDLTENVNQLASTLTTQLRAIAQVSTSVTRGDLTQRITVEAQGEVAELKDNINQMIVTLRETTKKNAEQGWLDSNLARIGGLLQGQRDLGEVCRMIMTEVTPLVDAQLGAFFLADTEEASMRLRLTASYGYVARHHNVTFGPGEGLVGQAALSRRTIRVNVPDGKLTVRSGLAATPPADLVVLPVLFEGEMLGVIEFASVAAFSELHLTFLERLVLTIGIAVNTIQANRRTEELLAQSQRLAHELQEQSAELQRTNAELEDKAQLLSEQKGNIETKNREIEMARIGLEEKAQQLSRASAYKSEFLANMSHELRTPLNSLLLLARLLADNSEQNLTEKQTEFARTIHSAGSDLLRLIDDILDLSKIEAGRMDVEPTEVRFAEIRSYVEQAFAPQAEEKNLDFQVRVSRDLPEAVVTDAQRLQQILRNLLSNAVKFTDNGAVTLRIAPAPEGMYFDVPALATARQVVAFTVIDTGIGISDDKLSLIFEAFQQADGTTSRRYGGTGLGLSISRDLARLIGGTITVASAPGQGSTFTLFVPDVLAPDAVVAPMPLPASPVRNDLPPLLRTIEVERVSTPVTRQLDGATVLIIDDDVRNVFALTSALELHGMTVLYSDNGVDGVRLLAEHPEVDIVLMDAMMPDQDGYETTRAIRRNHRFADLPVVFLTAKAMPGDRESALGAGASDYITKPVDLDELIELMASWVNGSGREMTE